In Candidatus Binatia bacterium, the DNA window ATCCGAGACGGGAATGGTGTCTGGCGCCGGGAGAGCTGGTAAAGCTGTGCACGACGAGCGGACGGCGTGTCGCCGTCGTGGACGCCCGGGAGGGACCGGTTGCAACCCCCGGCGGCACGCAACACCTCGCGTCGGTCGCGGTGGCGTCCGTAATAAATTTGCCGACGGGATGATCCCCCTTGCCCGTCGCCACGACTCCGGATAGTCATGCGCCGTGGCTTGACGGCATGGTTGGTTGGTGGAGGGGCGGTACAGCGTGGACCTGGGAATCCTGATATCCGGCCGGGGCTCCAACCTCGGTGCGATCCTGGGAGCTGTTCGTGAGCAGCGCCTCACGGCGCGCGTCCGCATCGTGATCAGCAACCGCGCCGGAGCCGGCGGACTCGACATCGCACGCGAGCACGGCGTGCCGACCGCAGTGCTGTCGCACCGTGACTACGCCGACCGCGAGAGCTACGACGCGGCACTGGTCGAGACGCTGCGCGCACACGACGTCGACACGGTCGCGCTGGCCGGCTTCGATCGGCTCGTCACCAGCGTCTTGCTGCGCGCCTTCCCGGGCCGCGTCGTCAACATCCACCCCGCGTTGCTGCCGGCCTTCCCCGGTCTGCACGCGCAGCGCCAGGCGCTCGAGTACGGGGTGCGCATCACCGGCGTCACGGTGCACTTCGTCGACGAGCAGATGGACCACGGGCCGATCATCGCGCAGGCGGCCGTGCCGGTGTTCGACGACGACACCGAGCAGACGCTCTCGGAGCGCATCCTGCGAGAAGAGCACCGGCTCTACCCGCTCGCGCTGCAGCGCCTCGCCAAGGGCGAGCTTCGACTGGAGGGCCGCCGTGTGATCGGAGGTCTCTCATAGCTCCCCAGGGTCCCCAGGACGCCCGCGACCCGCGGATCGCCGAGCGGGTCGCGGCCGTGCGCGCGCTGCGCGAGCGCGGCCAGCTGCGCGAGGTGCTGTCG includes these proteins:
- the purN gene encoding phosphoribosylglycinamide formyltransferase, with translation MDLGILISGRGSNLGAILGAVREQRLTARVRIVISNRAGAGGLDIAREHGVPTAVLSHRDYADRESYDAALVETLRAHDVDTVALAGFDRLVTSVLLRAFPGRVVNIHPALLPAFPGLHAQRQALEYGVRITGVTVHFVDEQMDHGPIIAQAAVPVFDDDTEQTLSERILREEHRLYPLALQRLAKGELRLEGRRVIGGLS